A window of the Azospirillum formosense genome harbors these coding sequences:
- a CDS encoding DUF6111 family protein: MLRIFLTVILPLVLPTVGYALYVLVVERRRREAEEAHRPAPWWATAPWPWLVFAGVAAMAVTLGSVALTSGVAPHTPYTPAHLENGRVVGGGPSGN, from the coding sequence GTGCTGCGGATCTTCCTGACAGTCATCCTGCCCCTGGTCCTGCCCACGGTCGGCTACGCCCTGTACGTGCTCGTCGTCGAGCGGCGGCGCCGCGAGGCCGAGGAGGCGCACAGACCGGCGCCGTGGTGGGCGACGGCGCCCTGGCCCTGGCTGGTCTTCGCCGGGGTGGCGGCGATGGCGGTGACCCTGGGCTCGGTCGCGCTGACCAGCGGGGTCGCGCCGCACACGCCCTACACCCCGGCCCATCTCGAAAACGGGCGGGTGGTCGGTGGCGGGCCGTCTGGCAATTGA